The Acinetobacter lwoffii genomic sequence GAATCGACTGCACCACGATTACGCATGGCATCCTTGTTGAGCAGGCTGTTTTTATCATTCGGGTTATACGATGGCCATGATGATAGCGCCAGAATTTCACCGGTTTTGACATCAACAGCGATCGCAGTCGCTGAACGGGCATTATTGGCGACACCGGCCGCGGTCAGCTCACGGTACATAATATATTGCAAACGCGAGTCGATACTTAAGGTAATGTTTTCGCCCGGTTCAACCTCTTTAATCACTTCCGGTTCTTTGACCCGGTTGCCTTTTTTATCGCGAATGATCTGCTGTTCGCCATCTTTTCCGGAAAGACGGCTATTCAGCTGCATTTCTAGACCTTCAATGCCGCTGCCTTCGCTATTGGTCAGGCCAATAATCTGAGAGTTCGGCTGTGGCTGCGGATAATAACGTTTATAGTTTTTCTCAGTATATACGCCCTGAAAATTACGCTTCATGATCAGTTCGGCCTGTTGTGGCGGAACTTCTTTTTTCAGGATCAGATAACGTGAACGCGGACGTTCTTGCATTTTTTTACGCAGTTCTGCCCGATCCATACCGACTGCATCAGCCAGCTCATCCAGATTCAGGTTTTTATCCGGTAACTGACGTTTCAGTTTGCGGCTATTCGGCTCTTTTTCCAGCGCCAGCATGGTTTCATCATAAAGTTTTTTATTGTCAAAATAATCACGTGGATCAATCACAATTTTCATGATCGGGGTACTGATCGCCAATGGAATACCATTACGATCATAAATCACGCCACGCATCGCCTTGATGGTATTGGTTCTTAAAATATTGGCATTGGCTTTATTTTGCAAAAAATCTTTATTAATAATCTGTACATAGAAAGCACGGCAAATCAGTGTCACAAAACACAGCAGCACCACCGCCCACATGATGTAAAAACGATTGATATAAACATTTGAGGCATTTTTGTCGGTGACCGATTGTTTTTTACGTACCGGTTGCTTCTTTCTCTTGTCTACCATGTCGGAACGCTAGCCTTATTTTTTCTCATCTGAAGTTTGTGGTAAGGAAATCACGACACTTTGTGAAACCGGAGGTGAATACATACGCAGCTGTGTCACTGCACGCGTACCGATCTGTGCCGTCGCGCCAAAAGTTTGCTGCTCAATCAGCAAACGCCCCCACTCTGCATTCAGGTCATCCCTTTCACGCAGATAGGTACTCAGCTTTCTGTTATCCTGACGGTATTCAAATACCTGAAATACCACAAATACTGCACTGATGAAGACCATCAATATCAGCATGAGATAGATTGTAACTTTTTTCAGCCACAATTTTTCTGTTTTTTTATCAACCACTTCCGTTTTCATGATCTGCCTATTAAGCTAAACGTTCTGCTACCCGGAGCCATGCACTACGTGAACGAGGATTGGCTTTGACCTCCTCATCACTGGCTTTAACACGAGAAACTTTCTTTAAACGTCGCGTATCTTTCTGTTGTTGTGGCATTCCCCAGCCTGAATCCTCTTCAAGCGTTGACTCTTTTTGAATAAATTGTTTAATCAAACGGTCTTCCAGTGAATGGAAGCTAATCACCGCCAAACGTGCTTCAGGTTTCAAGATTTCAACGGCCTGAGGCAAGAAGATTTCAATATCTTCTAATTCCTTATTAATAGCAATACGAATTGCCTGGAAAGTACGGGTCGCAGCATGCTTATTTTTTTCCCATTTCGGGTGCGCTACTTTTACAATCTCAGCCAGCTTTGCCGTGGTATCAATATATCCGGCAGCTTTAATCGCTTTGGCAATACGGCGACTATAACGCTCTTCACCATATTTAAAAATGATATTCGCCAGTGCTTCTTCTTCAATCTGGGTCAGCCATTCTGCTGCAGTTGGACCTTGCGAGTTATCCATGCGCATATCCAGCGGGCCATCTTTCATAAAACTGAAACCACGTTCAGCCTGATCCAGCTGCGGTGAAGAAACACCAAGATCCGCCATCACCCCATCGACCTGTTCAATGCCCAACTCAGCCAATGCATCTTTCAGATCAGCAAAGCTGGCATGAATAATTTTAAAACGTGAATCTTCTTGTTCGAGTTCAGCCGCCACCGCCAGTGCCTGTGGATCTTTATCAAAGGCATAAACGCGTGCATGTTCATCTAATTTGGACAGCAATAAACGCGTATGTCCACCACGACCAAAGGTCCCATCCACATAAGTTCCCGTATTGCGACCCGCCAACAAGGCATCAATCGTTTCGTGAAGTAATACAGAAATATGTGACATAAAAACTCAATCAATAGGGGGAAAAATTTAACTGCACATTATCACCCTGTTTAGGCAAAGCTCCAAACGACTTTTTGTAGATAAATATTAATTTCCATAGAGAAAACCGTTTTAGCATTTTTCTCATACAAAAAAGCCTCCAGTTTCGGAGGCTTTTTCCAACCAAGATGACTTCGCAGATCAATTAACGTTTGCTGTTATAAATCTGGTCGAAAATTGCACCATTCACAAAATGGGTTTTCTGTGCATTGGCCCAACCACCAAAGACTTCATCAATGGTAAAGGTTTTGATTTTTGGGAACTGTGCCGAATATTTGGCTAATACTTTTTCATTACGTGGACGATAGAAATGTTTAGCTGCCATTTCCTGACCCAATGGTGAATACAGGTAATTGATATAACCAGTTGCCAACCATTTATTGCCATTTTTCTCTACTGTACGATCCACAATCGCCACTGATGGTTCAGTCAAAATCGTAATCGATGGATAAACGATATCAAACTTGTCTTTGCCCAAGGTTTTTTGCGTTACTAAAGCTTCATTTTCCCAAGTCAGCAATACATCGCCAATCCCACGCTCGGCAAAAGTGGTCATTGAAGCACGTGCAGCAGAATCCATCACTTTCACGTTCTTATAAAGCTTGCCCACAAATTCCTGTGCTTTGGCTTTATTACCGCCTGGCTGTTTCTCGGCATAACCCCATGCAGACAGATACACCCAACGCGGCAAACCACCCGTTTTTGGGTTCGGCGTAATAATTTGCACGCCTGGTTTGGTTAAGTCATTCCAGTCCTTGATGCCTTTCGGATTGCCTTTACGTACCATGAATACGATCGTCGAGGTATAAGGTGCGGAGTTGTGTGGGAATTCCTTTTGCCAGCCTGGCTGAATCTGACCAGATTTCACAATTTCTTCGATGTCATTGGCCAGCGCCAAAGTCACCACATCACCTTTCAAGCCATCGACCACAGAACGTGCCTGTTTGCCCGAACCGCCATGTGACTGCTTGAAATTCACATCCAGACCGGTGCGGTTTTTCCAGTAAGCCCCAAATGATTTGTTAAATTCATCATAGAACTCACGCGTAGCATCATAGGATACATTTAGAAACTGACGGTCTGCTGCTTGTGAAGCAGTCGCGGTCATGCCTAAACCAGTCGCCAATAAGGCAGCACTAAATAACGATTTTAATTGAGTTTTCATGGCAGCACGGAGTTTATCTTCATTAGATATAACTATATGAAATAAAATCATTTATCGCAATTCACCCTACAACATCACAACACGATAAAATAAAAGGTTTTTCTGTATTAATATTTTGTTTTTAAAAGGAAAATACTATTTATTATTCTACTTATATCTAATATATAGAATTTTATGCATTAGATATAAAGAAAATGGATAACACTTTAGCCATTTTCTTTATTGTATTTAGACTACCGCTCACTTATCTTTTTTCATTGTAAATCTGGTCATAAATCGCCCCATTCACAAAATGTGTTTTTTGCGCTTTGGCCCAACCACCAAAGACTTTATCAATGGTAAAGGTCTGGATTTTCGGAAACTGGTCTGAATATTTGGCAGCCACTTTGGCGTCCCGCGGACGGAAGAAATATTTCGCAGCAAGCTCCTGCCCTTTCGGTGAATACAAATAGTTCAAATAACCTTTGGCCAGATGGGTATTGCCATTTTTATTCACGTTTTTATCGACAATCGCTACTGATGGCTCGGCCAGAATGGAAATCGATGGATAGACGATATCGTATTTGTCTTTACCCAGCCCTTGCATCGCCAGCAAGGCTTCATTTTCCCAGGATAAAAGCACATCGCCAATGCCGCGCTCGGCAAACGTCGTCAGTGAACCACGAGCACCGGAGTCGAGCACTTTGACATTTTGATAAAGTTTTTTCACCAGCTCTTTGGCTTTCGCATCATTCCCGCCAGGCTGTTTCAGCGCATAACCCCAAGCAGACAGGTAGATCCAACGCGGTGCGCCACCGGTTTTTGGGTTTGGGGTAATAATGTCCACACCCGCTTTGGTCAGATCATTCCAGTCTTTGATTTGCTTTGGATTCCCTTTACGCACCAAGAATACAATCGTAGAGGTATAAGGTGCCGAATTACTCGGAAACTCTTTTTGCCAGTCTTTCTCGATTAAACCTGCATTGACGATTTCTTCGATATCATTGGCCAAGGCCAAGGTTACGACATCGGCCTGCAAACCATCGACCACCGAACGTGCCTGCTTGCCTGAACCGCCATGCGACTGTTTAAAATTAACCGTTTGTCCGGTTTTCTGCTTCCAAAATTTGCCAAATTCTTCGTTATATTCCTGATAAAATTCACGGGTCGGGTCATAAGAGACATTCAGGAAATCTTTGGCAATGGAATTCTGTACTGCTGTTCCCACTAAAATTGTCAAGATTGCGGATGCTATTATTTTTTTCATTTGATGTAACTCATTGTTTATATGACCTGCACTATACAAATCAAAAATAAACATAACAATCATATGTTTATAACAATATCTACAATCTATTTATGATTTTGAGATATCTTCTAACAATTAAATTCGGATACATATTCTGCTAGAAAAGTAATCTTCTGCTACAATATAAGACAGTTCTTCACGTTCTCTTCACAGTTGTCTGTTAAAAATAGGCCACCAAAACAGGAAATTACGATTTTTGGTAATTTTCCACAGAGTTATATTATTTCTTTTGTAAAAAATGTGACTTGGTTCTACTTCTTTATGATCAACTGTGATTAAATTGTAGACAGAGTATTAAAAAAACATTTTTAACAAAATAAAACCAACCAGCAGTAAGGAGGAAGTTTGGATATGAAATTTACATTATTCACAGCCAGCATCCTAAGCCTGATTATGTTGTTCTCGATTCAACTCGGTCATGCCGTTGTTGTGAAGACAGATTTGCCGAAGCCTACAGTAAGCACTGTTGAAAGTAAGACTTCGCCGATTGAAAAAGCGATTCAGCAACAAAAAACTGAAAAAACACTTCAAACAGAAGATAATCTAAAAGTCTTGACTGCATTTAAAGTCGCACCTTCGCAAAATTTCTTTGCAGAACAGAATTACCGCTTCACCCGCTTTGTCCAAAGTATTTTTTCGAGCGCTCATTCTTAATCAGCCTCAACAGCGCTGAATATTCCCGGATTTAAAAGCCACATCATTCAATGTTGAATAAAGCATTAAGTGATGTGGCTTTTTCGCTATAATAGCTGCAATTTTATATCTAAGATTAGATCCGGCTATGACTGTTCGTACTCGTATTGCACCTTCTCCTACTGGTTTTCCGCATGTAGGTACTGCCTATATCGCCTTGTTTAACTTATGTTTTGCTAAACAGCATGGTGGTGAATTCATTCTTCGTATTGAAGATACTGACCAACTGCGCTCAACGCCTGAATCTGAAAAAATGATCCTGGATTCATTGCGCTGGTTGGGTCTGAACTGGTCTGAAGGTCCTGATGTCGGTGGCCCGCATGCGCCGTATCGCCAGTCAGAACGTATGGATATCTATAAAAATTATGCCTTGGAACTGGTAGAGAAAGGTCATGCTTTCTACTGTTTCGCAACTGCTGAAGAACTGGATCAAATGCGTGCAGAACAGCAGGCACGTGGTGAGTCGCCACGTTATGACGGTCGCGGTCTGAATCTCACTCAAGAAGAAGTTGAGCGCCGTTTGGCCGCTGGCGAACCACACGTCATCCGTATGAAAGTACCAACTGAAGGCGTATGTAAATTCAATGACATGCTACGTGGTGAAGTCGAAATTCCATGGACGCAAGTAGACATGCAAATCCTGCTGAAAACCGATGGCCTACCAACCTACCACTTGGCTAACGTAGTAGATGACCATTTGATGCAAATCACCCACGTAATTCGTGGTGAAGAATGGATTCCATCTGCGCCGAAACATCAGTTGCTGTATCAATATTTTGGTTGGGAAATGCCGATACTATGCCACATGCCACTGCTGCGTAACCCGGATAAATCTAAGCTGTCTAAACGTAAAAACCCGACCTCAATTAACTATTACAGAGACATCGGTGTACTGCCTGAAGCCTTGTTGAACTACTTGGGTCGTATGGGCTGGTCAATGCCAGATGAAAGTGAAAAATTCACTCTGGCTGAAATGATTGAGCATTTTGATATCAAACGTGTATCCCTCGGTGGTCCGATCTTTGATGTTGAGAAATTGAACTGGTTAAATGGTCAATGGATCAAGGCACTCAGCCCGGCTGAATTACTTGACACCTTATTGGCCTGGAAAGCAGACCGCGCAAAACTGGAAGAAATTGCAGCTGCGATTCAACCGCGTATTAACCTGCTGTCTGAAGCTGTGAACTGGTCTGCACATTATTTCAACCATTTCCCGACCCTGTCTAAAGAACAGTTTGAAAGCAAGAAACTGTCGGATGAACAGGTACGTCAAAGTCTTCAATTCGCAATTTGGCGTTTAGAAAGCCTGTTTACTTGGAATAACGACACGGTGAGCCAGACCTTGATGGACTTGGCGACACAGATGGAAATCAAGCTACGTGATTTCATGCCTGCGTTCTTTATTGCGATCGCCGGTTCGACTGCGTCTACACCAGTGATGCAAACGATGGTGACCATTGGTCCGGATCTAACCTTTGCACGTTTACGTCATGCACTGGAAATTGTCGGTGGTCCAAGCAAAAAAGAGCTGAAAGTCTGGGAAAAACTCAATGAAAGCTTAAAGTTGCCGAAAAATGAAGCAGTTGATCAAGCTTAATTAATTTTTGTGTTGACGTGTGAGCGCGATATCCCTAATATAGCGCTCACACAGACTGGGGTCATAGCTCAGTTGGTAGAGCGCTACAATGGCATTGTAGAGGTCAGGAGTTCGATCCTCCTTGACTCCACCAAATCAAGTCTTGCTTTAGCTGTGTTATTTGCCTCAATTGTCCCTATCGTCTAGAGGCCTAGGACATCGCCCTTTCACGGCGGTAACCGGGGTTCGAATCCCCGTAGGGACGCCATATTCAAGATGACCATAATATATTATGGTCATCTTATAAAAAACCCAAGCATTGCGACTTGGGTTTTTTATTGCCTGTATATTTTATGTTGGGCAATATTTCGGTTTCTTCGCATCTTCCGATAAAATAATCAGTAATTTAGAATTTTGGAGTTGTAATGCAATATCGTTGCCCTAAGTGTCAAAGCCCGAAAATCATGCCAGTGGCCCAGCCAGGTCAAGCAGCTCCACGTCCAGTGGTTCCTAAAAGCTTAATGTTTCTGGTCCCTACCCTGTTCCTGTTGTTATTGCTGGTGATTATTAGTATCGCGATGTGGATTTTTGGCGATGGTGCAGGTACCACTTTACAGACTGCGACTGTGATCGTCTTTATTCTTTCTTTGATCGCAGGCTTTATGTTCTATAAGGACTTACCTGATTTTAAAATTTCAATGCAGGCATTCATGCAAACCCAAAAGAAATGGAAATGCCGTGAATGTAATCATGAGTGGGAAATCTAATTTACCCTCCACCATATAATAAACATAAAAAAACCAGTCCTGAGGCTGGTTTTTTTATTTACAAAAGTCGGAGATGATTAAACACCGATTTTGCGATATTTTTGACGCTTCGCTACAAGATCATCACCATCACGTTTACGGCGATATTCTTCGAATTCAGCATAGTTACCAGTGAAGAATTCAGGTGTTTCACCTTCGAATGACAAGATGTGCGTTGCAATACGGTCTAGGAACCAACGGTCATGCGAGATCACCATCACAGTACCTGGGAATACCAAAATGGCATCCTCAAGTGCACGCAAGGTTTCGATGTCCAAGTCGTTCGATGGTTCATCCAGCAAAATCACGTTTGCGCCCATTTGCAGGATTTTCGCAAGTTGTAAACGGTTACGCTCACCACCTGATAATTGACCTACACGCTTTTGCTGATCCTGACCTTTAAAGTTAAAGCGACCGATATACGCACGAGATGCAATTTCGTAATCACCAATCTTCAAGATATCTAAACCGCCAGAAACTTCTTCCCAAACGGTTTTGTTGTTATCTAAGGTGTCACGGATCTGACCGACATAAGCCACTTTAACCGATTCACCCAGCGTTACCGTACCGGTATCTGGTTGCTGTTCGCCAGTCATCATACGGAATAGCGTGGTTTTACCCGCACCGTTCTCACCCACGATACCCACAATTGCAGCAGGTGGTACTGTGAACGTTAAATCTTTGTACAGTAAGCGATCACCAAACGATTTACTGATGCCTTCAACTTCTACAACCTTGTTGCCCAGACGTGGGCCAGGTGGAATGTAGATTTCAGAAGTTTCGTTACGTTGCTGGAATTCGCGCGAGTTAAGCTCTTCAAAACGCTCCATACGCGCTTTGTTTTTCTTTTGCTGACCTTTGGCATTAGAACGAACCCATTCAAGTTCTTTTTTCAATGCTTTAGCAAAAGATTCTTCCTGCTTGTTCTCTTGCTCTAAACGGGCATTTTTCTGCTCAAGCCAAGAAGAGTAGTTACCTTGATACGGAATGCCCATACCACGGTCAAGCTCCAGAATCCATTCAGCAACGTTATCCAAGAAGTAACGGTCATGCGTAATAGCGACGATGGTACCCGGGAAGTCTTTCAAGAAACGTTCCAACCAAGATACAGATGAAGCATCTAAATGGTTCGTTGGTTCGTCTAGAAGTAACATATCTGGTTTAGACAGAAGTAATCGGCACAGCGCCACACGACGACGTTCACCACCTGAAAGCTTAGATACATCTGCATCCCAAGCAGGCAAGTTCAATGCTGCAGCTGCTTGATCCATCTGGTTCGCAAGGTTATGCGCATCCCAAGTCTGGATAATCGCTTCAAGCTTCTCTTGCTCTTTCGCAAGTGCATCGAAATCCGCATCTTCTGCTGCATATTCAGCAAAGACTTCATCCAGACGTGCCAAGGCATCAAGCGGTTCACGTAAACCATCTTCGACGTTACCACGAACGTCTTTAGTTTCATCTAAAGGTGGTTCTTGCTCAAGATAACCGATTTTTATACCCGGTTGCGCACGTGCTTCACCAGAGAAATCTTTATCTACGCCCGCCATAATACGAAGCAAGGTAGATTTACCTGCACCGTTTAAACCAAGCACACCAATTTTAGCGCCTGGGAAAAATGATAAGGAGATGTCTTTCAGGATTTCGCGCTTAGGCGGAACCATCTTCGACACTCGGTTCATCGTGTAAATATATTGGGCCACGTAGGACTCCTCAACTGAAAAACCAAATGGGGTTAAAACAACCACCCCAGCTCAAAAATGAGCGAAAAAATAATCGGCTATTATACGCAGAAAGCAGCAAAAACATAAGCCATTGCCATGAACTTGCATGCATTGTTACAAGTTTATTGCTGATGTTTTTTTAAACAACCATTTTCAGTAAAATAACCGGATTAAATCCAGACTGGTATATGAATATTTCATATATTCATTTCAATAAAATTGCACTTTTACTTATATGTAAAAATGCTACACTCAAGCCATAAGCTTAAACAAGAAGATCAAACAGAATGAGTTATAAAGCAGAAACTTTAGCGATTCACGCAGGCTATACCCCCGAAGCAACCACTAAAGCAGTGGCTGTACCAATTTATCAAACCACATCTTATGCCTTTGACAATACACAACATGGGGCCGATTTGTTTGATTTAAAGGTACAGGGAAATATCTATACCCGGATTATGAACCCGACCACTGCAGTACTTGAACAACGTGTAGCAGCGCTTGAGGGTGGAATTGGTGCACTGGCTTTGGCCTCTGGCATGGCTGCGATTACCTATGCAATTCAGACCATTGCTGAAGCTGGGGACAATATTGCTTCGGTATCGACGCTTTACGGAGGTACCTATAATCTTTTTGCGCACACCCTGCCCAAACAAGGTATTGAAGTCCGTTTCTTTGATTATGAAAAACCGGAAAGTCTGCATGACCTGATTGATGAAAAAACCAAACTGGTTTTTGTGGAATCAATTGGTAACCCACTGGGTAATATTATTGATCTGGAAGAAATCTCTAAAATTGCGCACGAATATGGCGTGCCGGTCATTGTCGACAATACTGTTGCCACCCCAGTACTTCAAAAATCTTTCGATTTCGGTGCAGATATTATCGTGCATTCCCTGACCAAATATATCGGTGGTCATGGCAATTCCATTGGCGGCATCATTGTGGATAGCGGCAAATTCCCGTGGGGTAAATATCCTGAACGCTTCCCTGCCCTCAATACACCAGATCCAAGTTACCACGGCGTGAACTATGTTGAAGTTTTGGGGGAAGCAGCATATATCGCACGTGCGCGTGTAGTGCCGCTGCGTAATACCGGCGCTGCGATTAGTCCACAAAATGTGTTTCTGATTCTGCAAGGTCTGGAAACCTTAAGCCTGCGAATGGAACGTCATACCGAAAACGCACTGAAAGTCGCTGAATATCTGCAAAAACATCCTAAAGTGAAATGGGTCAATTACGCTGGCCTGAAAGATCATCCACAGCATGCCTTGGCACAGAAATATGTGAAAGGTAAACCGTCTGCCATTCTGACTTTCGGAGTGCAGCATGGCCTTGAAGGGGGCACACGTTTTATTGATGCCCTGCAACTGTTCACCCGTCTGGTCAATATCGGTGATGCCAAAAGTCTGGCCTGTCATCCTGCCACCACCACCCATCGTCAGCTGAATGCTGAAGAACTGAAATCTGCCGGTGTCAGTGAAGATATGGTACGACTTTCCATTGGAATTGAGCATATTGACGACCTGATTGCCGATCTGGAACAGGCATTGGCCGCCGTTTAAAGCAGTGCTTAGAACTGACCCGAAACCTCATCATTTCTGATGAGGTTTTTTATTTATTTTCTAAAACAGCCACTTGCTTTGCTTTTTATTTTCATGATAAAAGTTAAATGAAATAGCGAACACAAATAGAGCAATTACTCTAATTTTTATTTTAATTTCAATAATTTAATGTATAGATTTTCCTGAAGAATTAGTTATCATATCCATACTCACCTTCGCTCTCGTCTTCTGTTAGAGCGCCATAGACCTTTAATAAAAATAATTTGAACGCAGACTTCAAATTAGGGATAACAAACGTGAAAACTAGACTACTCAAACAACTGGAAAAGTGTGTTGCAGGTAAAACCGTGCTGATTACTGGTGCATCCAGCGGTATTGGCCTAACCACAGCACATCAATTGGCCGATGCAGGTGCCCATGTTTTACTGGTAGCCCGCACACAAGAAACCCTAGAACAAGTAAAATCAGAAATTGAAGCCAAAGGCGGCAAAGCCTCGATATTTCCATGTGATTTAAATGATATGGAAGCCATTGATGAAGTCTCCAAACAGATCATTGCTTCAGTCGACCATATCGATATTCTGATCAATAATGCAGGACGTTCGATTCGCCGTGCGGTACATGAGTCAGTGGATCGTTTCCATGATTTTGAACGTACCATGCAGCTGAATTATTTTGGCGCGGTGCGTCTGGTCATGAATATCCTGCCACAAATGATGATTCGCCGTGCAGGTCATATTATCAATATCAGTTCAATTGGCGTACTGGCTAACGCCACCCGTTTTTCGGCCTATGTTGCCTCAAAAGCAGCATTAGATGCCTTTAGTCGCTGCCTGTCTGCAGAAGTACATTCGCACAAAATTGCAATCACCTCGATCTACATGCCTTTGGTACGCACCCCGATGATTGCACCGACCAAAATCTATAAATATGTACCGACACTTTCTCCGGAACAGGCGGCTGACCTGATTGCCTATGCGATTGTGAAACGTCCGAAGAAAGTCGCCACCGGTTTGGGTCGTCTGGCATCGATCACCTACTCAATAGCCCCAGATATTAACA encodes the following:
- a CDS encoding SDR family NAD(P)-dependent oxidoreductase, producing MKTRLLKQLEKCVAGKTVLITGASSGIGLTTAHQLADAGAHVLLVARTQETLEQVKSEIEAKGGKASIFPCDLNDMEAIDEVSKQIIASVDHIDILINNAGRSIRRAVHESVDRFHDFERTMQLNYFGAVRLVMNILPQMMIRRAGHIINISSIGVLANATRFSAYVASKAALDAFSRCLSAEVHSHKIAITSIYMPLVRTPMIAPTKIYKYVPTLSPEQAADLIAYAIVKRPKKVATGLGRLASITYSIAPDINNVLMSIGYNLFPSSSASVGQPQKLNLVQKAYARLFPGEHW